One window of the Salvia miltiorrhiza cultivar Shanhuang (shh) chromosome 6, IMPLAD_Smil_shh, whole genome shotgun sequence genome contains the following:
- the LOC130989788 gene encoding protein NSP-INTERACTING KINASE 1-like: METPRKSEAAVWAVVFLCFWSSANGLLSAKGVNFEVQALMGIKAALRDPHGVLDNWDGDAVDPCSWTMVTCSSQNLVIGLGSPSQNLSGTLSPSIGNLTNLQIILLQNNNITGPIPSELGRLLKLQTLDLSNNLFRGSIPPALGHLKILQYMRLNNNSLFGEIPMSLTNLTQLSLVDLSYNNLSGPVPRFPSKTFNVIGNPLICERGYEPQCAGGIALMPMSMTLNTSQTLTSAKSKYRKLSLAIGTSVAAICLLAAGFGLFFWRRQRRKQQRFFDVNDREHEEVSLGNLRRFHFRQLQHATNNFSSKNILGKGGFGNVYKGYLQDGTAVAVKRLKDGSTAGGERQFQTEVEMISLAVHRNLLRLYGFCMTETEKLLVYPYMSNGSVASRLKAKPVLDWSTRKRIALGAARGLLYLHEQCDPKIIHRDVKAANILLDDYCEAVVGDFGLAKLLDHQDSHVTTAVRGTVGHIAPEYLSTGQSSEKTDVFGFGILLLELITGQRALQFGKSANQKGAVLDWVKNLHQDKKLEDLVDKDLKNNYDRIELEEIVKVALLCTQYLPGLRPKMSEVVRMLEGDGLAERWEASQRVDSHKFKTQELSSSERYSDLTDDSSLLAQAIELSGPR; the protein is encoded by the exons ATGGAAACGCCAAGAAAGAGTGAAGCAGCGGTTTGGGCCGTCGTGTTTCTTTGCTTTTGGAGCTCTGCAAACGGTTTGCTTTCCGCAAAAGGTGTAAACTTTGAAG TACAAGCTCTGATGGGGATAAAAGCTGCTTTGAGGGATCCACATGGGGTTCTTGATAATTGGGATGGTGATGCTGTTGATCCATGTAGCTGGACTATGGTCACTTGTTCTTCACAGAATCTTGTGATTGGCCT AGGGAGTCCTAGTCAGAATTTATCTGGCACACTGTCTCCTAGCATTGGGAACTTGACTAATCTTCAGATAAT ATTGTTGCAGAACAATAACATAACCGGACCTATTCCATCTGAGCTTGGGAGGCTGTTGAAGCTTCAAACACTTGATCTTTCAAATAATCTGTTTAGGGGCAGCATCCCTCCTGCTTTAGGCCACTTGAAAATTCTTCAGTACAT GAGGCTCAACAACAACAGTCTCTTTGGAGAGATTCCAATGTCACTAACCAATTTGACTCAGCTTTCTTTAGT GGACTTGTCTTACAACAACTTGAGCGGCCCTGTGCCTCGTTTCCCTTCAAAGACGTTCAA TGTCATTGGGAACCCCTTGATATGTGAGAGAGGTTATGAACCTCAATGTGCTGGCGGCATAGCATTGATGCCAATGTCCATGACCTTAAACACTTCACAAA CTCTTACCTCTGCCAAATCAAAATATCGCAAGCTTTCCCTTGCAATTGGGACAAGTGTGGCGGCCATCTGTCTGCTTGCTGCTGGATTTGGGCTGTTTTTCTGGAGAAGGCAGAGGCGTAAGCAGCAAAGGTTCTTCGATGTCAATG ATCGTGAGCACGAGGAAGTCTCACTCGGGAACTTGAGGAGGTTTCACTTCAGGCAGCTGCAGCACGCGACGAACAACTTCAGCAGCAAAAACATCCTAGGAAAAGGCGGCTTTGGCAACGTCTACAAGGGCTATCTCCAAGATGGCACGGCCGTGGCTGTGAAGAGGCTCAAAGACGGCAGCACAGCAGGCGGGGAGAGACAGTTCCAAACAGAAGTCGAGATGATCAGCCTTGCTGTTCATCGCAACCTCCTCAGATTGTATGGTTTTTGCATGACAGAAACCGAGAAGCTCTTGGTCTACCCCTACATGTCCAACGGCAGCGTTGCTTCTCGTCTCAAAG CCAAACCAGTCCTAGACTGGAGCACGAGGAAGCGGATCGCCCTAGGAGCTGCGAGGGGGCTGCTGTACCTCCACGAGCAATGTGACCCGAAGATAATCCACAGAGACGTCAAGGCTGCAAACATACTCCTTGATGACTACTGCGAGGCAGTGGTGGGTGATTTCGGGTTGGCAAAGCTCCTAGACCATCAGGACTCACACGTCACGACTGCTGTGCGTGGCACAGTCGGCCACATAGCCCCCGAGTACCTCTCCACGGGCCAGTCCTCCGAGAAGACCGACGTCTTTGGATTTGGGATCCTTCTCCTTGAACTCATCACTGGGCAGAGAGCACTGCAGTTTGGCAAATCAGCTAATCAGAAGGGAGCAGTTCTTGATTGG GTGAAGAATCTTCACCAAGACAAGAAGCTAGAGGATCTAGTAGACAAAGATCTCAAGAACAACTACGACAGAATCGAGCTAGAGGAGATAGTGAAGGTGGCATTGCTGTGCACACAATATCTTCCCGGGCTGAGGCCGAAGATGTCGGAGGTTGTTCGTATGCTTGAAGGCGATGGGCTTGCAGAGAGATGGGAGGCATCTCAGAGAGTGGACTCACACAAGTTCAAGACACAGGAGCTCTCCTCGTCGGAGCGATATTCCGACCTCACCGATGATTCCTCGTTGCTTGCACAGGCCATAGAGCTCTCTGGTCCGAGATGA